In Yarrowia lipolytica chromosome 1F, complete sequence, a genomic segment contains:
- a CDS encoding uncharacterized protein (Compare to YALI0F15785g, similar to uniprot|P41896 Saccharomyces cerevisiae YGR005c TFG2 TFIIF subunit (transcription initiation factor) 54 kD, similar to Saccharomyces cerevisiae TFG2 (YGR005C); ancestral locus Anc_4.142), with protein sequence MQNLSTLAVSLIEIDTFPSSFPHDIRTDKMNVKSEVKPEEEDVKIPPPPVDADDGSFDLDTAGLENRVWLVRLPKFLVDKWSHLDEHTNKRLGQVLIKENTAPGEKQKVSLRLSDTPENSEIPHEYELDIVKEVVNNTFVFTEKEQKKEKEKEKEEAGSSGAGSSSSAASSSAGKVSKPSAFPFARTIPKKTALAGRVIHECTVVPSLKDANYKKVIQKRKERLQQPPAARVTLLNDLPGVVASSNAPNLRGTGSQSHFMKAQKKDIKLDGKAVRIERSALLDILFKLFEEYPYWSLKGLKERTKQPEVYLREVLDSMAVLNKSGPYAMKYSLQQEYKQLSNSAGAQEEDDGADDDDDDVEMETVL encoded by the coding sequence ATGCAGAACCTCAGCACTTTGGCGGTTTCGCTGATCGAGATAGATACATTTCCATCATCGTTTCCTCACGACATTCGCACAGACAAGATGAACGTGAAATCTGAGGTCAAGCCCGAAGAGGAAGATGTTAAgattcctcctcctcctgttgATGCCGACGATGGATCTTTCGACCTGGATACTGCGGGACTCGAAAACCGGGTATGGTTGGTGCGACTGCCCAAGTTTTTGGTGGACAAGTGGAGCCATCTGGATGAACACACTAACAAGCGACTCGGCCAGGTGCTGATCAAGGAAAACACAGCTCCCGGCGAGAAACAAAAGGTGTCTTTGCGCCTAAGTGATACGCCCGAAAACAGTGAGATTCCACATGAGTATGAGTTGGATAtcgtcaaggaggtggtCAACAACACGTTTGTGTTCacggagaaggagcagaagaaggaaaaggaaaaagaaaaggaggaggccggCAGTAGTGGAGCcggctcgtcgtcgtcggcagCGTCATCGTCAGCAGGAAAGGTCTCAAAGCCATCAGCATTTCCATTTGCACGAACAATCCCCAAGAAAACGGCGCTGGCCGGCCGAGTAATCCACGAATGCACAGTTGTGCCGTCACTCAAGGACGCAAATTACAAAAAGGTCATTCAGAAGCGAAAGGAGCGACTGCAACAGCCTCCTGCTGCCCGAGTCACTCTGCTCAACGACCTCCCCGGCGTGGTGGCTTCTTCCAATGCCCCCAACCTGCGTGGCACTGGCTCTCAGTCGCACTTCATGaaggcccagaagaaggatatCAAGCTGGACGGAAAGGCCGTTCGGATCGAGCGATCTGCGCTTCTGGATATCCTCTTCAAGCTGTTCGAAGAGTACCCCTACTGGTCGCTCAAGGGTCTTAAGGAACGAACCAAGCAGCCTGAAGTGTACCTTCGAGAGGTACTCGATAGCATGGCTGTTCTCAACAAGTCTGGTCCTTATGCCATGAAATACTCCCTGCAACAGGAGTACAAGCAGCTGTCCAATTCTGCAGGTGCccaggaggaagacgatGGTGCagacgatgatgacgatgatgtTGAGATGGAGACTGTGTTGTAG
- a CDS encoding uncharacterized protein (Compare to YALI0F15917g, weakly similar to uniprot|Q06563 Saccharomyces cerevisiae YLR251w similarity to peroxisomal rat membrane protein PMP22) — protein MSKPLSPAEATLLQQYLLSLQQRPILTKSCTSGTLNALAEFLASYFAGEKDANGSYLSSRIYKMGLYGFFVSAPLSHYLVGALQAAFKGKKGIQWKLAQILTSLLTVTPITSTVFLVFMSIFAGARDVKSVIASLKVSLLPVLRSSWVASPIVLAIAQAFIPEHAWVPFFSLFSFLLGTYNNYIVKKKRRLLREGKKDDKLQ, from the exons ATGTCGAAACCTCTTTCTCCCGCCGAAGCGACTCTTTTGCAGCAGTACCTGCTGTctctgcagcagcgacCCATTCT CACCAAATCATGCACCTCTGGAACTCTCAACGCTTTGGCCGAGTTCCTGGCATCCTACTTCGCTGGAGAGAAGGACGCTAACGGATCGTATCTGTCATCCCGAATCTACAAGATGGGTCTCTACGGATTCTTTGTGTCCGCTCCGCTGTCACACTACCTTGTCGGTGCTCTGCAGGCTGCCTTCAAGGGAAAGAAGGGGATCCAATGGAAGCTGGCTCAGATTCTCACATCTCTGCTGACTGTGACTCCCATCACATCCACCGTGTTCCTGGTGTTCATGTCCATCTTTGCTGGCGCTCGGGACGTCAAGTCCGTCATTGCTTCGCTCAAGGTGTCTCTGTTGCCCGTACTGCGATCTTCTTGGGTGGCTTCTCCTATCGTGCTGGCTATTGCTCAGGCCTTTATTCCCGAGCACGCTTGGGTTCcctttttctctctcttttctttcCTGCTGGGAACCTACAACAACTACattgtcaagaagaagcgacgGCTTTTGCGggagggcaagaaggacgacaagtTGCAGTAA
- a CDS encoding uncharacterized protein (Compare to YALI0F15851g, some similarities with uniprot|Q08446 Saccharomyces cerevisiae YOR057w SGT1 suppressor of G2 allele of SKP1, similar to Saccharomyces cerevisiae SGT1 (YOR057W); ancestral locus Anc_5.657): MQHSTVTNNSQPSSVIIATTHVHSNMADSAQKAFDEKRYVDSVKLFNVFMKDHPKRTTPDHFLLRSTALLRLGKKEAALRDADRATRLAYAQKSNEALGKAQMRRAVTYVSLGDNAAAKKCVDFAETANPEERTIPVWKAKIGMSSGSNEASDVPQIPDIDISYVWKGPTDVPVKHEVKPEVKKTEATATTNDTNNETQTPKPSVKPAATQETPFKVPTSEFKFEPKPDVKSDPMPAPMDDSKSTASSRSDEANTSSISFNGPKEDLRTDFFQSNEKITVSIYRKNTPKDAKCDIQPTSISIICSMYSWSTQLYAPIVPSESSVQIYGTKVDFTLMKKTPAKWPTVSGNASLNDDSETPIKSPSSTTKSGPSQITNIDFFQTPTHINAYLYMPNLVEYEPAVIGTPSSFTVTFTNNNDPKNSFVKTVFLHGLIEPELLQFKVYPTKLEVQMRKKTSGNWPSLEKGVSNTSSSAIAPPTTKDWSKIQIEDDSDDDLNSENPDDFFKALYADADDDTRRAMMKSFVESGGTSLSTDWDKVEKGEHS, encoded by the coding sequence ATGCAACACAGTACTGTAACTAACAACTCACAACCATCTTCAGTTATCATAGCTACCACACACGTACACTCCAACATGGCTGATAGCGCGCAGAAGGCGTTCGATGAAAAACGATATGTCGACTCGGTCAAATTGTTCAACGTGTTCATGAAGGATCATCCCAAACGGACCACCCCCGACCACTTCCTACTCCGATCTACTGCTCTCCTTCGACTGGGCAAAAAAGAGGCTGCTCTGAGAGACGCAGACCGAGCAACTCGTCTAGCATACGCTCAGAAGAGCAATGAGGCGCTTGGAAAGGCGCAGATGAGACGAGCAGTCACCTATGTGTCTCTCGGAGACAATGCTGCTGCCAAAAAATGTGTGGACTTTGCAGAGACTGCCAACCCCGAAGAGCGCACTATCCCTGTATGGAAGGCCAAGATTGGCATGAGCAGCGGTTCCAACGAGGCGTCCGACGTGCCCCAGATTCCCGACATTGACATCTCCTACGTTTGGAAGGGACCCACAGACGTACCCGTGAAACATGAGGTCAAGCCtgaggtcaagaagaccgagGCCACTGCTACGACCAACGACACCAACAATGAGACTCAGACACCAAAGCCTTCTGTCAAGCCTGCTGCCACTCAAGAGACTCCCTTCAAGGTCCCTACTTCTGAGTTCAAGTTTGAGCCCAAACCAGATGTCAAGTCTGATCCTATGCCTGCTCCTATGGATGATTCTAAATCCACCGCGTCTTCTCGGTCCGATGAAGCCAACACCTCTTCAATTTCATTTAATGGCCCCAAGGAAGACCTCCGCACAGACTTCTTCCAATCCAACGAAAAAATCACAGTGTCGATTTAcagaaaaaacacaccaaAGGATGCAAAGTGCGACATCCAGCCTACATCCATTTCGATCATCTGCTCAATGTACAGTTGGAGCACCCAGTTGTATGCCCCCATTGTGCCCTCTGAGTCCTCCGTGCAGATTTACGGAACCAAAGTTGATTTCACTttgatgaagaagacacCCGCAAAATGGCCCACCGTCAGTGGAAACGCATCTCTCAATGATGATTCGGAAACCCCTATAAAGTCTCCTAGCAGCACCACAAAATCTGGACCTTCTCAGATCACTAACATCGACTTCTTCCAAACCCCTACACATATCAACGCCTATCTCTACATGCCCAATCTTGTCGAGTACGAGCCTGCAGTGATTGGCACACCCTCAAGCTTTACGGTCACATTTACTAACAACAACGATCCCAAAAATTCGTTTGTAAAGACTGTCTTTCTGCATGGGCTCATCGAGcctgagctgctgcagttCAAGGTGTACCCCACGAAGCTAGAGGTCCAGATGCGAAAGAAGACGTCTGGAAATTGGCCTTCTTTGGAAAAGGGGGTTTCCAACACCTCTTCTTCGGCCATTGCTCCTCCCACAACAAAAGATTGGTCCAAGATTCAGATTGAAGACGACTCAGATGACGATCTGAACTCTGAAAACCCAGACGACTTTTTCAAGGCTCTTTATGCTGATGCAGACGACGACACGCGACGTGCTATGATGAAAAGTTTCGTTGAGTCTGGAGGCACGTCGCTGAGTACGGATTGggacaaggtggagaagggagaGCATAGCTAG
- a CDS encoding uncharacterized protein (Compare to YALI0F15873g, similar to uniprot|Q06493 Saccharomyces cerevisiae YPR125w MRS7 suppressor of MRS2-1 mutation), translated as MLRRISSDSVKINRYLGLVTKQQLARATVVATTHTIATRRFHTRPVVYQTKDADAKETKANLEKNTKATSAEQKSDVKAPAAAAAPADGAVAKKEEKTPKTWKETIKEAARHYWDGTKLLGFEIKVSSKLAMKLAAGYELTRREKRQLKRTTQDIVRVVPFAMFLIIPFAELLLPVALKLFPGLLPSTYMSSNDIEKRARSLRKTRGSVSSFLKDTVNESGLTAPTSITPEQRQQFVEFFDKVRAHGEKPSRELLISVAQMFKDDLVLDNLSRPQLVAMAKYMNLQHFGTNLMLRYSIRYKMRQIKIDDRAIYAEGVDSLSLTELQIACASRGIKTHALSKARLAEDLNNWLELRLRQKVPSTLLILSSAFTYGEADDLNSHYDALEAVLSAIPEELFHEADLEYAHATDQATNKQRLEVVREQQELIQEENQQEEESGHIIQVKDDLNLDEEEAKKEEARGEAQRAETERAKEFFEMSPPDVKEAAKKTDSKA; from the coding sequence atgcTTCGAAGAATTTCGTCCGACTCGGTGAAAATCAACCGATATCTCGGTCTGGTGaccaaacagcagcttgcCCGGGCCACTGTCGTCGCCACGACTCACACCATTGCTACTCGACGTTTCCACACGCGACCTGTCGTGTATCAGACCAAGGATGCTGATgccaaggagaccaaggccAATCTGGAAAAGAACACCAAGGCCACTTCTGCTGAGCAGAAGAGCGACGTGAaggctcctgctgctgctgctgctcctgctgacGGAGCcgtggccaagaaggaggaaaagaccCCCAAAACCTGGAAGgagaccatcaaggaggctgcACGACACTACTGGGACGGAACCAAGCTGCTTGGCTTTGAAATCAAGGTGTCCTCCAAGCTCGCCATGAAGCTGGCTGCCGGCTACGAACTGACCCGACGAGAAAAGCGACAGCTCAAGCGAACCACCCAGGACATTGTCCGAGTTGTTCCCTTCGCCATGTTCCTCATTATCCCCTTTGCTGAACTGCTGCTCCCTGTCGCCCTTAAGCTCTTCCCCGGTCTGCTCCCCTCCACTTACATGTCTTCCAACGATATCGAGAAGCGAGCCCGAAGCCTGCGAAAGACCCGAGGTTccgtttcttctttcctCAAGGACACTGTCAACGAGTCTGGTCTTACTGCCCCCACTTCCATCACTCCCgaacagcgacagcagTTCGTCGAGTTCTTCGACAAGGTCCGAGCCCATGGAGAGAAGCCCTCTCGAGAACTGCTCATTTCCGTTGCTCAAATGTTCAAGGATGATCTGGTCCTCGATAACCTGTCCCGACCCCAGCTTGTGGCTATGGCCAAGTACATGAACCTGCAGCACTTTGGAACTAACCTGATGCTGCGATACTCCATTCGATACAAGATGCGACAGATTAAGATTGACGATCGAGCCATCTACGCCGAGGGAGTCGACTCTCTGTCTCTCACTGAGCTTCAGATCGCCTGTGCCTCTCGAGGTATCAAGACTCATGCTTTGTCCAAGGCCCGACTTGCGGAGGATCTCAACAACTGGCTGGAGTTGCGTCTGAGACAGAAGGTGCCCTCCACCCTGCTCATTCTATCGTCTGCCTTCACCTACGGAGAGGCTGATGATCTCAACTCCCATTACGACGCTCTGGAGGCCGTTCTGTCTGCCATCCCCGAGGAGCTGTTCCACGAGGCCGATCTCGAGTATGCCCATGCTACCGACCAGGCTACTAACAAGCAGCGTCTGGAGGTTGTTCGAGAACAGCAGGAGCTGATCCAGGAGGAAAaccagcaggaggaggagtctggACATATCATCCAGGTCAAGGATGACCTCAACCtcgacgaggaagaggccaagaaggaggaggctcgaGGAGAGGCCCAGCGAGCCGAGACCGAGCGAGCAAAGGAATTCTTTGAAATGTCTCCCCCCGatgtcaaggaggccgccaagaagactgACAGCAAGGCTTAA
- a CDS encoding uncharacterized protein (Compare to YALI0F15807g, similar to Saccharomyces cerevisiae PRP18 (YGR006W); ancestral locus Anc_4.143, weakly similar to uniprot|P33411 Saccharomyces cerevisiae YGR006w PRP18 U5 snRNA-associated protein), translated as MYVQHRKKTLLHSQHTKMDFAALIQGEISKKKAGTGVADYGCKAAAPKPAQTTVSDNSDDLKRLERLKQMKRQRELDREEERLEREEAKRAKQESLAKAPASTTSTVSTEHDVATSEPIETVEEMAANDARTNVRIDWSDVATKKDATRDSETKKKLAMQLRVFLARLLSEWEGTLDKGAAAQASGAAEEVSEAANAYKRHTIFEETQTSLSSLMVLLRHNGLQDEVLAMLSKVMYHVQHEEHHQAYDVYLKLCIGNACWPVGVASIGIHARASQNKTIASARNSKQVAHIVNDDTRQWLVCIKRLLTFAEGYESCVRKALLTVVDMEDRGNRVNEPRGRDVKGTVLEEAGVDGNSETDQNAEVEQKEASE; from the coding sequence ATGTATGTGCAGCATCGCAAAAAAACGCTACTTCATTcacaacacacaaaaaTGGATTTTGCAGCACTGATTCAGGGCGAAatctccaagaagaaaGCTGGAACGGGAGTGGCAGACTACGGCTGTAAGGCAGCGGCTCCCAAGCCCGCCCAGACGACAGTTTCCGACAACTCAGACGACCTCAAGCGCCTGGAACGGCTGAAGCAGATGAAGCGACAGAGAGAACTTGACCGGGAAGAAGAGCGACTTGAGCGAGAAGAGGCCAAGAGAGCCAAGCAGGAATCTTTGGCCAAAGCACCAGCTTCCACAACATCTACCGTATCGACAGAGCATGATGTGGCAACATCGGAACCAATAGAGACAGTGGAAGAAATGGCTGCCAATGACGCGAGAACAAACGTGCGAATCGACTGGAGTGACGTAGCCACAAAGAAGGATGCCACAAGGGATTCggagaccaagaaaaaGCTCGCCATGCAGCTGAGAGTGTTTCTGGCACGGTTATTGAGTGAATGGGAGGGTACTTTGGATAAGGGAGCTGCAGCCCAGGCCAGTGGAGCGGCCGAAGAGGTCTCCGAGGCAGCAAACGCTTACAAGCGACACACTATCTTCGAAGAAACGCAGACCTCTCTATCTTCTCTCATGGTCTTATTACGACACAATGGTCTCCAAGACGAAGTTCTGGCTATGCTTTCAAAGGTCATGTACCATGTGCAACATGAGGAACACCACCAGGCCTATGATGTCTATCTTAAATTGTGCATTGGAAACGCCTGTTGGCCCGTTGGAGTGGCTTCCATTGGCATTCACGCTAGAGCGTCTCAGAACAAGACTATTGCTTCAGCCCGAAACTCGAAGCAGGTGGCACACATTGTCAATGATGATACGAGGCAGTGGCTTGTGTGCATTAAACGGCTATTGACCTTTGCTGAGGGCTACGAGAGTTGTGTGAGAAAGGCTTTGTTGACTGTTGTGGATATGGAGGATCGGGGGAACCGAGTCAACGAACCGCGAGGAAGGGATGTCAAGGGGACAgtcctggaggaggctgggGTTGATGGCAATTCCGAGACTGACCAGAATGCTGAGGTTGAACAGAAGGAAGCCTCTGAGTAA
- a CDS encoding uncharacterized protein (Compare to YALI0F15895g, similar to Saccharomyces cerevisiae SPC34 (YKR037C); ancestral locus Anc_1.246, weakly similar to wi|NCU02221.1 Neurospora crassa NCU02221.1 predicted protein) codes for MDKNLQSLQASSESIQTLYFRPPYMFTNSVTTNPNIIDLIRDPEPDEARLFTINKDMVPELDVYQGTSSAIQAAKEIRRAYEKSREVNVDVVCDAVDNLTRSYPMPGVEEKTVRLRKKAHDLAASVHSLESVIEDQERQLKKLDATLENKKLQPSFLLSSRTFGVPSLGGGLSERLPRDKATWQKQVDKEKNEIEQLKAELARKRSEME; via the coding sequence ATGGACAAAAATCTCCAGAGTCTACAGGCCTCGTCGGAGTCGATACAGACGCTGTACTTTCGACCGCCGTACATGTTCACCAATTCCGTCACCACAAACCCCAACATCATCGACCTCATTCGCGACCCAGAACCAGATGAAGCGCGTCTTTTCACCATCAACAAAGATATGGTACCTGAGCTCGACGTGTATCAGGGCACGAGTAGTGCGATTCAAGCCGCCAAAGAGATCAGACGGGCGTATGAGAAGAGCCGGGAAGTCAACGTTGATGTGGTATGCGACGCAGTTGACAACCTGACCAGATCATACCCCATGCCAGGAGTCGAAGAGAAGACGGTACGATTGCGGAAAAAGGCCCATGATCTGGCAGCCTCTGTTCACAGCTTGGAGAGCGTAATTGAAGACCAGGAGCGTCAGTTGAAGAAGCTCGATGCTACTCTTGAGAACAAAAAGCTACAGCCCTCGTTCCTGCTGTCATCACGCACTTTTGGTGTCCCTTCCTTAGGAGGTGGTTTGTCCGAGAGATTACCACGAGACAAGGCGACGTGGCAGAAACAGGTGGACAAAGAGAAGaacgagattgagcagctgAAGGCGGAGCTGGCTCGCAAACGTTCCGAAATGGAGTGA
- a CDS encoding uncharacterized protein (Compare to YALI0F15829g, similar to uniprot|Q08444 Saccharomyces cerevisiae YOR056c, similar to Saccharomyces cerevisiae NOB1 (YOR056C); ancestral locus Anc_5.656): MSAEEVKPVTPASTASGEKQINSLVLDAGPLITQSFQTLHNMADHFYTTPSVITELKDDNSRANLLLWGDRLVIRQPKAGSVKAVSDVARSTGDYGVLSSTDIALIALGYEIDVELHGGVEHLKAVKQQPQEVTQAEDTEPVESEEDKEQEQEQEQEPEQEPEQEEPGKEEEDDGWETVTKKSRAPRKQGKKVGGSTFWGNAGLTQPAKEDKPAIPFEYDSEDDSDGGEWITPENLQESLIKDAGQVVDDDVEPEHILAATSTGDFAMQNVILKMGMVLVNATNGRQIQRIRNSMLRCHGCFHLLPYPKDGSVKHFCPKCGGNTLMRCSVTVGNDGKIQVHLKKKMNWSTRGNKYTLPKPQSKNSRHQRQPEFNDVLLREDQKEYAKAIKSDEWKRRQNEKILDHWIGGGSAENVMSPFAATGSAREATRHTGVKVGRGRYVNSNKKNRK; encoded by the coding sequence ATGTCTGCTGAAGAAGTGAAACCCGTGACGCCGGCATCTACAGCCTCCGGTGAGAAGCAGATTAACTCGTTGGTTCTCGATGCGGGACCTCTTATCACCCAATCCTTCCAGACTCTCCACAACATGGCCGACCATTTCTACACCACTCCCTCAGTTATCACCGAGCTGAAGGACGACAATTCTCGAGCCAACCTGCTGCTATGGGGCGATCGACTGGTCATTCGACAGCCCAAGGCCGGTTCCGTCAAGGCTGTTTCCGATGTCGCCAGATCGACCGGTGACTACGGAGTTTTGTCTTCCACCGATATTGCTCTGATTGCTCTGGGATACGAGATTGACGTTGAGCTCCACGGTGGGGTTGAAcatctcaaggctgtgaagcagcagccccagGAGGTTACACAAGCTGAGGATACCGAGCCTGTCGAGTCTGAGGAGGATAaggaacaggagcaggaacaggagcaggagcccGAGCAGGAGcccgagcaggaggagcctgggaaggaagaggaagatgatggaTGGGAGACTGTGACGAAAAAGTCTAGAGCTCCCCGAAAACAGGGCAAGAAAGTTGGAGGTAGCACTTTCTGGGGTAACGCCGGTCTCACCCAGcctgccaaggaggacaagccCGCTATTCCCTTTGAGTACGACAGTGAGGACGACAGtgatggaggagagtgGATCACTCCCGAGAACTTGCAGGAGTCGCTTATCAAGGATGCCGGACAGGTTGTTGACGACGATGTCGAACCTGAACATATTCTGGCTGCCACCTCTACGGGTGATTTTGCCATGCAGAACGTCATTCTCAAGATGGGCATGGTTCTTGTGAACGCTACCAATGGCCGACAGATTCAGCGAATCCGAAACTCCATGCTGCGATGCCATGGATGTTTCCATCTTCTGCCCTATCCCAAGGACGGTAGCGTCAAGCACTTTTGCCCCAAGTGTGGAGGAAACACGCTGATGCGATGTTCCGTCACGGTTGGAAACGACGGCAAGATCCAGGTGcatctcaagaagaagatgaactGGTCGACCCGAGGCAACAAGTACACTCTGCCCAAGCCCCAGTCAAAGAACAGTCGACACCAGCGACAGCCCGAGTTCAACGATGTGTTGCTGAGAGAGGACCAGAAGGAGTACgccaaggccatcaagaGCGACGAATGGAAGCGTCGACAGAACGAGAAGATTCTCGATCATTGGATCGGAGGAGGCTCTGCCGAGAATGTCATGTCTCCCTTTGCTGCCACTGGTTCTGCTCGAGAAGCTACCAGACATACTGGTGTCAAGGTTGGTCGAGGACGATACGTTAACAGTAATAAGAAGAACCGAAAGTAG